CGTGCGGTTGCAGCAGCGTAATGTTCAGGTAAACGTTCGGAGCCATGGCCGACGTGATCGGAACGTCAATGATGGTTTCGCCTTTTTTGGTTTGGGCCCAATAGGTCTGGACGACCTTCGATCCGCTTTCGACCGAAATCAGCGCGCGCCCACCGGCACTTGACGGAAAGGACACTTTTGCGGTTTCGCCGACAGCATATTTTTTCTTATCGGTGGAAAAGACGAGCATATTCGCGGTCGTGGCATCAGTATTGCGGGTTTTGCCGGACCACATCGGGTAGTCAATCAGCACGGTTTCTGCGGAGGCGTGCCCGTCTGTCGGATCAATGGCACGGATCAGGTAACGGCCCCAATCCTCATCAGGAACGGCAAATTGTACGAAGCCCTTCCCGTTTGCATCGGTACTGATGGTAAAATTCCTGTAGGCCGTGGTTGCATTAGACGAATTGAAATTCGAATAGTTGTCTTCTGACGCGTCCCACCACCAGCGCCATTCAGTGCGCATGACGCTTATCTGTAGGTTTTTAACCGGTTTTGGCCTGCCCTTTTCATCAACGGTAACGAAGTCAAAACGGTTCATCGCACGGGTTTCGAGCATGCCGTATTTTGTAGGCGTCGGGGTTTTGATTCCGACGTAGGTTTTGTACGGAGAGTAGGTCGTGCTCATGACATCGGTGCTGACGTCGCCGCCTTCCTCGTATACTTTCGTAATGAATGCCGCTTTCAGCATGCCCGGTGCCTGTCCGGCCAACTGCGGACTGATGGTCGTCTTCGCATGGCCCGCAGCGTCTGTCTTTCCTGAAAATACATTGATTTCCTCTGTGCCGAACTTCCGCACCAAATCATCAAAGGAATATTTTTCATACCCTTTGAAGGTGGTGCCCTGCTGAGAGAATTTTGCCTGCATCTCCACCTTCAGGTTTTTTGCGACAGCACCGTGCAACCAGGTCACGTCCAGGTTTACGTTGTTTGGTGTGGTCGCGGTAAGCACCGGACTGTCAAAAGTTGCCTTAATACGAAGGCGGTTCGGTTTTATGGTTTCAATTTTGATGTTTTTGTAGAAACGGGCACCGCCTACGCTGACCATGGCTTCCCAACTTCCGGTGGGCGCATCCGGACTTGTGGGAACTACAAAAACGTAGTGGTTCAGGTCATTTGATTTTTTCACGTCCTGAAACGTAATCTTACCGCGCGGATCGGTCAGGCGCAATTTAATCGGGTGCGATTTCGGGAGTTTGTTTGCAGCATCATTGAGCAGAAAGCCCAGATACAGGTTGTCGCCGGGACGCCATACGCCGCGTTCGCCGTAGATGTATCCTTTTAAGCCTTTCTGCAACGTCTCGCCTGACACATCAAAATTACTCACAGACAATGAGTTGCCGTCGTCGAGCTTTACGTAGGTCGACTGGTTGCCTTTGCTGACGATGGCAAAATAGGCAAACTTATCCTTTATGAACCCGACGGTACCGTCAGCATCGGTTTTGGCCTCCCCGATCTTCTGCTGCTGGAAGTTGTAAATCGCCACGTTCGCATCGCAAACGGGCTCGGTGGTGACGATATTGTTGACTGCAAAAAAGTAGGATTTGTTGTTGCCGCGCTTTGCAATCACGCCCAGGTCAGTCGCCAATACATTGGTCACCACCCTTGTATTGTAATAGTATGAGCCTGAGCAGGGATCCTGTTCCTCACGCCATTCGTAATCGTCATAATAATAATCATCGTAATAGTTGTCGCTGTAATTGACGTCATTCTCGTCAATCTCCTCCTCGTCCTGTTCCGGCTCCTCGACATTTTGCGTCTCTGCGCCTTCGCAATCGTACAATACATATTTCTTCCGGAAGGAGAACTCGACGCGGTAAATCGCTCCCGGCTCCGGCGTGATGATTTTGGATAAATCCAATGCATACGTATTCCATTTGGCGAGGTTTGCGATATTGCTCCCTTTTAAATTCAGCACCGTTTTGGCAACAGGCTGGGCGACCCGTTTGAGGTCCTGCCCGCCGTTCAGGTCGTTGTACTGCAGGAACTGCAGGATGTTATTTTTGAAGATCTTGTATACTTTTACATCGACTGCGCTCAGGTTTACGGCTTCAAAATTGAGTTTCAGATTGTTTGAACTGGGCATGATGGTGCCGTTTTTCGTAAAACGTACGTTAGGTTTGATTTGTTCAAATGAAACTTTCGTGGCAAAATTATCCTTGAGCCTGTAACCCTCCTCACTTTGGATCCCCTGAAAAACTTCGAGCAACAGATTTCCTTTGAGCGGCTCATCAAAAAACACCTTCAGTACATTGCCTTCGGTGGCATACGTCATGTTTCCGGCACTCTCCACCGCTACAAGTCCGTCAAATACCTGCCCGCGCTGCAGTGCATCCGAGAAGTTAACCAGCAGCGTCTGGTTTTCACCGTCGGGCACTTCGACGTTCATAATCTTGAAGTGGTCGCGGCCTGCAATCGGGTAATTGATCACGCCTTTTTGCTTGATATCGAAATCGTTGCCGTCGTACTTGATCTGGATATCGCTATCCTGGTCGAAGCGCTGGATGCTGTCAACCATGAATTTGAATTCGGTTTTGGTGCTGAGCTCCTTGTCAATTTTTACATTGAGTTTTTTGCCTTTCTGTTCCGCCGTAAGGATTTTGGCGACCGTGGCGGCATCCATTTCATCTGCGGATTTGAAGACACCATTCAGGTATTGGTATTGTTTGCTGTAGGATTGGATGTCGTTGGTCGACACGATAAAATCCTGCCTGATCGCTTTGACGGTAAATTTAAAATCCTCAAGATTTTTAGGGGTTTCTATGAGTTTTGAAAGATGGAAAGTAATATGATACTCGGTATCCTGCTCGAGTTTCTTATCGGGAATGAACGCAATCGTATTGGCGGAAAGTGCAACTACCTTACCATCGACACTGGGTGAAATGTCAAACAAATCGCTGTCCAGCGGCCCGGGTTTGAGCTGTTTTTTTTCAAAAGCCAGCACGACGCGAAGGTCGCTTCCAGCCGGGATAATGCCCGAGGTAAAATCAGTGAGGTACTCTTTAAACTGTGAAAAATCGGAATTGAAATCGGCCGCGGATTTCTTCGTACAAGCCTGGAAAATTACAAATACAAGGAAGACTAAAACCAAATTTTTCGGTTTCATTTTATAAAGAGTTAAGGGTTACAAGGAACGTCTCAGAAACACAGGTTACACATCCCCGATATTTGCGATAACTGCTATGAGATGGGATTATTGTAGTAAATGTATCATATTTTTTTGGAAAGGCAAGCGTATTATTACGCAGCGCCGTTGAGGCACTTATAGCCCTCGCGTGGTTGACTGCCGCAACAATCTGTCCCCTTTGGAGCGCGCGATATACCCAGGCGTTGAACGTAAAAGTTACTTCCTGCGCTCTGCAAAGAAACGGCGGATCAACTCGCCCGCCTCGCCGGCCATCACGCCGGAAACCACTTCGGTTTTAGGATGGAGCCTGCCGCCCATGGTCCGGTATCCGCGGTGGTCGTCGTCCGCGCCGTAGACGATTTTAGAAATCTGGCTCCAGTATA
The nucleotide sequence above comes from Flavobacterium magnum. Encoded proteins:
- a CDS encoding alpha-2-macroglobulin family protein, which translates into the protein MKPKNLVLVFLVFVIFQACTKKSAADFNSDFSQFKEYLTDFTSGIIPAGSDLRVVLAFEKKQLKPGPLDSDLFDISPSVDGKVVALSANTIAFIPDKKLEQDTEYHITFHLSKLIETPKNLEDFKFTVKAIRQDFIVSTNDIQSYSKQYQYLNGVFKSADEMDAATVAKILTAEQKGKKLNVKIDKELSTKTEFKFMVDSIQRFDQDSDIQIKYDGNDFDIKQKGVINYPIAGRDHFKIMNVEVPDGENQTLLVNFSDALQRGQVFDGLVAVESAGNMTYATEGNVLKVFFDEPLKGNLLLEVFQGIQSEEGYRLKDNFATKVSFEQIKPNVRFTKNGTIMPSSNNLKLNFEAVNLSAVDVKVYKIFKNNILQFLQYNDLNGGQDLKRVAQPVAKTVLNLKGSNIANLAKWNTYALDLSKIITPEPGAIYRVEFSFRKKYVLYDCEGAETQNVEEPEQDEEEIDENDVNYSDNYYDDYYYDDYEWREEQDPCSGSYYYNTRVVTNVLATDLGVIAKRGNNKSYFFAVNNIVTTEPVCDANVAIYNFQQQKIGEAKTDADGTVGFIKDKFAYFAIVSKGNQSTYVKLDDGNSLSVSNFDVSGETLQKGLKGYIYGERGVWRPGDNLYLGFLLNDAANKLPKSHPIKLRLTDPRGKITFQDVKKSNDLNHYVFVVPTSPDAPTGSWEAMVSVGGARFYKNIKIETIKPNRLRIKATFDSPVLTATTPNNVNLDVTWLHGAVAKNLKVEMQAKFSQQGTTFKGYEKYSFDDLVRKFGTEEINVFSGKTDAAGHAKTTISPQLAGQAPGMLKAAFITKVYEEGGDVSTDVMSTTYSPYKTYVGIKTPTPTKYGMLETRAMNRFDFVTVDEKGRPKPVKNLQISVMRTEWRWWWDASEDNYSNFNSSNATTAYRNFTISTDANGKGFVQFAVPDEDWGRYLIRAIDPTDGHASAETVLIDYPMWSGKTRNTDATTANMLVFSTDKKKYAVGETAKVSFPSSAGGRALISVESGSKVVQTYWAQTKKGETIIDVPITSAMAPNVYLNITLLQPHASTKNDSPIRMYGIVPIEVVDKNTILEPRITMPDVLKPQQPFSLKVSEKTGRAMTYTVAIVDEGLLDLTRFKTPNAWDNFYTREALGVKTWDIYDDVIGAYGGKVNQIFSIGGDQELGGGKAKKANRFKPVVMYYGPFTLGKGETKTHKIVLPKYIGSVRTMVVAGDAATSAYGSTEKATPVRSPLMVLASMPRKITPSEKVTVPVTVFAMEKHVKNVSVKISVNSALRIVGSNSQAMAFTQPDEKLAYFRLEAGSATGIGKLTVTATSGKEISVYEVEIDVMNPNPVTNTIKDIILKPGSSNAISWATFGVAGSNRAQVEISSVPTIDFSRRLQYLIEYPHGCVEQTTSAVFPQLYLNDVVDIDAAKLQSIQRNVKAGISRLSGFQQPGGGFSYWPGSGPADDWGSSYAGHFLIEAEKKGYVLPISFKNKWLDYQRKESKAWRYNPQWGNDLAQAYRLYTLALAGSADLASMNRLRETAGISNESKLRLAAAYALAGQMAAGQSLLAKSKIDDEDSPYRYYYYGSAERNRAMALETLVLLGQKEKAFVMATKLAKNLSAPQWMSTQTTAYGLYAMSKFAAANGGSGMDIVITQDGKSQTVKTSKAIANRKLAVKMGANGISIKNNKSNTLFVRVLNSGILPVGRELAEQHDVTAAMVFKGRKGAVVNITKIAQGTEFIAEVTVTNRRNEYVANVALSQIIPSGFEIVNTRFTDFGDATSNPADYTDIRDDRTNFYFGLKANETRTFRILLNASYLGVYYLPGLQCEAMYDNTFMARTKGSWVEVVK